The DNA region ACACGGCAAATCCGCTCTCCTCGATGCGATCACCTGGTGCCTCTGGGGAAGGGCTCGAGGAGTAGATAGGCGCGGATTGGGTGTCGATGATCTCATCCACCTCCACGAAGATCGCATGCAGGTCGAGTTCACCTTTGAACTTGAAAATCAAAGATACAGGGTCATTCGATCTCGAGCAAGGGCAGGACGGGGTTCAACGAGGTTGGAATTCCATATCTTGGATGCCCCGACCTCGTCGGGGCGGACATGGCGATCTTTGACCGCTGATACGATCCATGAGACCCAGGAGAAAATTGACAATATTCTGCGTATGGATTATGAAACCTTCGTTAATTCAGCCTTCATCCTCCAAGGCAAAGTCGATAGTTTTACCACCAAAAATCCCAACCAAAGGAAGGAAATCCTCGCAGATATCCTCGGTCTTTCCTTCTACGATGAACTGGAAGAGAGAGCAAAAGAACGCAAAAGGGAGCGAGAAAAGGATGTGCAAATCTCAAATGCCCAAATCCAAAGAATAGATGAGGAATTAGCCAAGGAAGATGAATATAAAAGGGGAATCGAATCTTTGACCCGCAAACTTGGGTGTCTTCAAGATGATATCGCCGTTAAAGAGGGAAATTTAGGACACTTAAGGGAACAAAAGGTGAAATTGGAGAGTAAAATTTCTCAACTAAAAGAGCTTAAGATGAGAATGTCCTCGACTCAGAAGGGGCTGGAAACCATCGAGACTCAAATTCAGCGATGCCGGACGGAGATCGAGCGAGCTCAGGAGCTCATCGCCGATGCAGAGCACATCAGGGAAGGCCATCGTGAGCTCAAAGATAAAAGAGTTCTCGAAGAAAAACTCGCCGAAAAAGCCCGCCGCCAAAATGAAATTCTAAGTGTCATGCGGGAGAAGGAGAAAACTTATGTCCAAAGCCGAAGCGCTCTCGAGACCAAGATCGAGAATTTAAAGAGAAAGGAGACGGAGCTTTCCCTCGATGCTTCGGGGATAAAAGCCCTGGAACAGAAATTGAAGAAAATCGAGGAAGAGTTAGCTCTCCTACAGGAAAAAGAGGAAAGGCTCGAGACTTTAAGAGAGGATTTTTTGAATTTTCAACGAAGAAAGTCGCAGTTAACAAGCGAGAATGAGACCTTAAAGGAAAAACTTAAGACCACCGAAGAAAAGATAGAACTGATGGAGAGCCAACCTGAAGCCTGCCTGCCCTACGGTAGGCACGGCCTGCCAAAGCCTGGGCATGGCAGGCGGGCTATGTGCCCCCTTTGCAAAAAGGAACTTACCGATGCAGAACGCGAGAATCTTCTAGACCAATTCAAAGAAGAATTAAAACAATGCCTCATTTCATTGAAGGATAATACCTCAACACTTGAGCAAATCGAGGAAAGACTTGAGGTCTTAGAAGAAGAAGGAAAGACCATCAAGAAAGATCTAGCGGTTAAAGAAGCAATCTTAAATGCGCGAACCGAAACGTGTATGCAACTTCAGAAGGCAAAAAAAGCGGAGGAGGCTTTGAAAACCTGCGCTTTAGAACGGGAAAATTTACAAAGGCAACTGGATACCGGGGAATTCGCCCAAGAGGCTTTAGCAAAGTTAAAAGAGTTTAAGACCGAGCTCAAAAAATTGAATTATAATCCCGATGAGCATCGGGACTTGAGAGAAAAAATTAAAGAACTTTTACCCTATGAGCAAAGAGTATTTGAGCTGGATAATGCCCTGGCAAAGATAGAATCCTTCAAGGAAACCCTGTACACCTTCGAATCACAAAAACAAGAAAAGATCGAGATTCTCAAAGGAGATAGAGAAAAAGAAACCCGGCTTCTCGAAGAGACAAGCCAATTA from Actinomycetota bacterium includes:
- a CDS encoding SMC family ATPase, with protein sequence MSSLNSLGSSSANSSKSRRILEECDELMIPVELRLTNFMSYKYMPEPLSFSNIHTACLSGPNGHGKSALLDAITWCLWGRARGVDRRGLGVDDLIHLHEDRMQVEFTFELENQRYRVIRSRARAGRGSTRLEFHILDAPTSSGRTWRSLTADTIHETQEKIDNILRMDYETFVNSAFILQGKVDSFTTKNPNQRKEILADILGLSFYDELEERAKERKREREKDVQISNAQIQRIDEELAKEDEYKRGIESLTRKLGCLQDDIAVKEGNLGHLREQKVKLESKISQLKELKMRMSSTQKGLETIETQIQRCRTEIERAQELIADAEHIREGHRELKDKRVLEEKLAEKARRQNEILSVMREKEKTYVQSRSALETKIENLKRKETELSLDASGIKALEQKLKKIEEELALLQEKEERLETLREDFLNFQRRKSQLTSENETLKEKLKTTEEKIELMESQPEACLPYGRHGLPKPGHGRRAMCPLCKKELTDAERENLLDQFKEELKQCLISLKDNTSTLEQIEERLEVLEEEGKTIKKDLAVKEAILNARTETCMQLQKAKKAEEALKTCALERENLQRQLDTGEFAQEALAKLKEFKTELKKLNYNPDEHRDLREKIKELLPYEQRVFELDNALAKIESFKETLYTFESQKQEKIEILKGDREKETRLLEETSQLPELERQIMFGEKELEELKKAEREFSNRIAINQEFLKNCENKLVEKGELVKERDQILSEIAIYSDLATAFGKKGIQALIIENAIPEIEDEANKLLHKLTNGRFNVRFRTQRNQKTGGVIETLDLIISDGELGDRKYELFSGGEAFRINFAIRIALSKLLAKRAGAKLETLVIDEGFGTQDDEGRDRLVEAISTIKDDFKKIIVVTHLEDLREMFPNRIEITKKLGLGSIAKVI